The following coding sequences lie in one Rutidosis leptorrhynchoides isolate AG116_Rl617_1_P2 chromosome 6, CSIRO_AGI_Rlap_v1, whole genome shotgun sequence genomic window:
- the LOC139854199 gene encoding protein FAR1-RELATED SEQUENCE 5-like, whose amino-acid sequence MGDPYPVPYPPPRNPPNEDTAVVPAQATYQGYNPSIFQDDDAGNQNKGGAGPSEHCAICCIFTKIGSPDGKKLWFPKVPNHFNPKASENKDEDGSIVYQVYRCNKLGHLAPKALVPLAFVIPPAIVNPSQYAPDPHSSIPDKPPKRKRQRKKVSNRKSSSIKVKCEACIRFKLIEGKIVIFKFFEGHTHKLITERNRNFLNKRRKLDPEHMEFLFKLSTQSNMGGFKAHTIFSALSGGIDNVGLLPVDFNNFHRDLIQSLGDTDAHIAIEQLLMKKNSLPNFSVEYYCDHNDFLRGVFWADNISKLNYKEFGDIVGFDATYGTNMYNMVFVPLTGVDNHKKLVIFGAVLLASESIESFSWFLDCFLKVGRELFSNKDFRKQMNNIFWNQELNAEKFEKCWQHVLDEFGLHNVDWFKDMYVIKEKWIPCLFRDTPMAGLMRTSSLCESENSFFIKCKNNHSKLVEFFSRFDIVVEKQRHNNTLLEFEMDNRSIKCVTNKLIELHARDFYTPTIFLLVQEEIFQSSISCLQISLTIEENEDKKLCVIEEKFPLPRPNWKYRVTFDVKIAEANCSCLLFTREGCLCRHIFYVYHVHDVVAIPMVHFLRRWSKEVSETFNSIFVYSDDKSESKKIINHVFNKLRNVSSFYRDDLDKLVSFRDKFDVLIDDFLGSTPDEHSTSTRGEHINRLWGFSKPVNSNIRAPENIRNKGQRTSNRILSFKEVAAKKHVKTRACKRCGIHGHNVRTCTTNLTEVRNAKNKGKNIVDFELEDESEEDDEDLAYEDQDSDSD is encoded by the exons atgggtgatccatatcctgtaCCTTATCCTCCTCCTCGTAACCCTCCTAATGAAGACACTGCTGTCGTCCCTGCTCAAgcaacttatcaggggtacaacccttCAATATTTCAGGATGACGACGCGGGAAACCAAAACaaaggtggagctggcccaa gtgagcattgtgctatatgctgcatttttacaaagattGGCA GTCCTGACGGAAAGAAATTGTGGTTTCCTAAAGTTCCAAATCATTTTAATCCT AAAGCTTCTGAAAATAAAGATGAAGATGGTTCAATTGTTTACCAAGTTTATAGGTGTAATAAATTAGGTCATCTTGCCCCAAAAGCTCTTGTTCCCCTTGCTTTTGTTATTCCACCTGCTATTGTCAATCCATCTCAATATGCCCCTGATCCTCATTCTTCCATTCCTGATAAACCTCCAAAGCGAAAGCGTCAGCGTAAGAAAGTGTCTAACCGTAAATCTTCTAGTATTAAGGTTAAATGTGAAGCttgcattagattcaaacttatcgaGGGTAAGAttgttatttttaagttttttgagGGGCATACTCACAAACTCATAACTGAAAGGAATAGGAATTTTTTGAATAAAAGGAGAAAGTTGGATCCTGAACACATGGAATTTCTTTTCAAACTCAGTACTCAATCAAATATGGGTGGATTTAAAGCTCACACAATTTTTAGTGCTCTTAGTGGTGGTATTGATAATGTTGGTCTTTTGCCTGTAGATTTCAATAATTTTCATCGTGATTTGATCCAATCGCTAGGTGATACTGATGCACATATTGCTATTGAACAATTGCTTATGAAGAAAAATTCTTTACCTAACTTCAGTGTCGAGTATTATTGTGATCATAATGATTTTTTACGTGGGGTTTTTTGGGCTGACAATATTTCTAAGTTGAACTACAAAGAGTTTGGTGACATTGTTGGCTTCGATGCTACATATGGTACAAATAT GTATAACATGGTTTTTGTACCTCTCACTGGAGTTGATAACCATAAGAAGCTTGTTATTTTTGGAGCTGTTTTATTAGCTAGTGAAAGCATAGAATCGTTTAGTTGGTTTCTTGATTGTTTTCTTAAA gTTGGTCGTGAGTTGTTTTCAAATAAAGATTTTCGTAAGCAAATGAATAACATATTCTGGAATCAAGAGTTGAATGCTGAAAAGTTTGAAAAGTGTTGGCAACATGTTTTAGATGAATTTGGCTTACATAATGTTGATTGGTTTAAAGATATGTATGTTATCAAGGAGAAGTGGATACCGTGTCTTTTTCGAGATACACCAATGGCTGGATTAATGAGAACATCATCACTTTGTGAGAGTGAAAATTCATTCTTTATAAAATGTAAGAACAACCATTCTAAATTGGTGGAGTTTTTTTCACGCTTCGATATTGTAGTTGAAAAGCAGCGCCATAACAACACGCTTCTTGAGTTTGAAATGGATAATAGATCTATTAAATGTGTTACCAATAAGCTAATTGAGTTGCATGCTAGGGATTTTTATACACCAACCATATTTCTGTTAGTTCAAGAAGAAATATTTCAGTCTTCTATTTCTTGTTTGCAAATCAGCTTAACCATTGAAGAGAATGAAGACAAAAAATTATGTGTAATTGAAGAGAAATTTCCTCTTCCCCGTCCAAACTGGAAATATAGG GTTACTTTTGATGTTAAAATTGCCGAAGCCAACTGTTCGTGTTTGCTTTTTACACGTGAAGGTTGTTTATGTAGGCACATATTTTATGTGTATCATGTTCATGATGTTGTTGCTATCCCCATGGTTCATTTTTTGAGGAGGTGGTCAAAGGAGGTATCTGAAACATTTAATTCCATTTTCGTGTATTCTGATGATAAGTCCGAATCCAAAAAGATTATCAATCACGTTTTCAACAAGCTTAGGAATGTTTCCTCTTTTTATCGAGATGATCTAGATAAACTTGTTAGTTTTAGAGATAAGTTTGATGTCTTAATTGACGATTTTCTTGGTTCTACTCCTGATGAGCATTCTACATCTACTAGAGGTGAACATATTAATAGACTATGGGGGTTCTCTAAACCAGTCAATTCGAATATCCGTGCTCCAGAGAATATTAGAAACAAAGGTCAACGTACCTCAAATCGGATATTGTCTTTCAAAGAAGTGGCTGCTAAGAAACATGTTAAAACAAGAGCTTGCAAGCGTTGTGGTATTCATGGTCACAACGTTCGGACTTGTACTACTAACCTCACTGAAGTACGTAATGCAAAGAATAAAGGAAAAAATATCGTTGACTTTGAATTAGAAGACGAAAGCGAGGAAGATGATGAAGACCTGGCATATGAGGATCAAGATTCTGATTCTGATTAA